Proteins encoded within one genomic window of Paraglaciecola psychrophila 170:
- a CDS encoding putative transporter: MNDIPNTSQATWLDTLKSFKHPRVITMLFFGISAGLPLLLLFSSLSLWLREAGIDRAAVTYFSWAALGYSFKFVWAPLVDSLPLPILTRFWAAAELGCYFHK; encoded by the coding sequence ATGAATGATATCCCTAATACTTCGCAAGCAACTTGGTTAGATACCCTAAAGTCGTTTAAACATCCTCGGGTTATCACAATGTTGTTTTTTGGCATTTCAGCTGGATTACCTTTGTTATTGTTATTTTCATCTTTAAGCTTGTGGTTACGTGAGGCGGGAATAGATCGTGCAGCAGTCACTTATTTTAGTTGGGCTGCCTTAGGTTATTCTTTTAAATTTGTTTGGGCACCTTTGGTAGACAGCTTACCGCTTCCAATTTTAACTCGTTTTTGGGCCGCCGCCGAGCTTGGATGTTATTTTCACAAGTGA
- a CDS encoding sensor domain-containing diguanylate cyclase: MAVDSSLAEMHWKHDLLGSIEVGIVVLDKDFNVQVWNQFMENHSSIVPGMIQNKNLFEFFPEIDEEWFTRKAAPAFSLKSPVFIIWEQRPYLFHFDCNRPITSQANHMYQNITIFPLASLTGKVEQVCLVIYDVTDEAVSRLGMQSLNSQLEKVSRVDGLTGLYNRRFWEEQFVMEYKRDKRSESPSALIMLDIDNFKKVNDTYGHPAGDEVIKTLAGIIKKATRETDLAGRYGGEEFAVILPDTPVANVEFVAERVRRLVEKCVVVHDEMNISFTVSIGIAGFKHTYKDSTQWLDMADKSLYQAKAAGKNRVILAE; the protein is encoded by the coding sequence ATGGCAGTTGATAGTAGTTTGGCGGAAATGCATTGGAAACACGACCTTCTCGGTTCTATTGAGGTAGGGATTGTGGTGTTAGATAAAGACTTTAATGTGCAGGTGTGGAACCAATTTATGGAAAACCACAGCAGTATTGTGCCGGGGATGATTCAAAACAAAAACTTATTTGAGTTTTTTCCTGAAATAGATGAAGAGTGGTTTACTCGCAAAGCGGCTCCAGCATTTTCATTAAAGAGCCCGGTATTTATTATTTGGGAGCAGCGTCCGTACTTATTTCATTTTGACTGCAATCGTCCCATCACTTCCCAAGCTAATCATATGTACCAAAACATCACGATTTTTCCGTTAGCATCTTTGACGGGTAAAGTAGAGCAGGTGTGTTTGGTGATATACGATGTGACAGATGAGGCAGTAAGCCGCTTGGGTATGCAATCGCTCAATAGCCAGTTGGAAAAAGTTAGCCGCGTCGACGGTTTGACAGGACTTTACAATAGACGTTTCTGGGAAGAGCAGTTTGTGATGGAGTACAAGAGAGATAAGCGCAGTGAAAGCCCTTCAGCGCTTATAATGTTGGATATCGACAATTTCAAGAAAGTGAATGATACTTATGGCCATCCTGCCGGTGATGAGGTCATTAAAACTTTGGCTGGTATTATCAAAAAAGCTACCCGAGAAACGGATCTTGCTGGTCGTTACGGGGGTGAAGAGTTTGCTGTCATACTGCCCGATACACCTGTTGCTAACGTAGAGTTTGTAGCCGAGCGTGTTCGCCGTTTAGTTGAGAAATGTGTTGTGGTTCATGATGAGATGAATATTTCATTCACTGTCAGTATCGGCATTGCAGGTTTTAAACATACTTATAAGGATAGTACACAATGGTTAGATATGGCTGATAAATCATTATATCAAGCAAAAGCTGCGGGCAAAAATCGAGTTATACTTGCTGAGTAG